The following proteins are encoded in a genomic region of Sorangiineae bacterium MSr12523:
- a CDS encoding histidine kinase produces the protein MRWKVQALCWCAWALARHAWFWADADDGTPWTGYALDFGAKLLKGGVGFLSSVALFRFYTWLWPRRLPLLKMGLVGAVASLVVGGAGALVISRFPWEEAGVRAHLRLFYNWTVALAAWTAVYFTYLYRRDLEVETERSLRATALATQARLNMLRYQVNPHFLFNSLNSVRALIRENPEAGCEMVTKLAEFFRYSLLDVHGPNTSFADELKAVRDYLSIQKVRFEERLEVTFDIDPEAEAVKLPGFIVQPLVENAIKYGFQTSGMPLRVSLLAKRDGPMLRIDVINTGHWISESAKGHDPLTAPTTDGTGTGLCNVRERLREAFPERHVFTTTDDAKGNVRASIVVEVGP, from the coding sequence ATGCGCTGGAAGGTTCAAGCTCTGTGTTGGTGCGCTTGGGCCCTCGCACGCCATGCGTGGTTCTGGGCCGATGCCGATGACGGAACCCCTTGGACGGGATACGCGCTCGACTTTGGAGCCAAGCTGCTCAAAGGCGGCGTGGGGTTCCTTTCCAGCGTTGCCCTCTTTCGCTTTTACACGTGGTTGTGGCCTCGGCGCTTGCCCCTGCTGAAGATGGGGCTCGTGGGTGCGGTGGCCTCCCTCGTCGTAGGCGGGGCGGGTGCCCTCGTCATCTCGCGATTCCCTTGGGAGGAAGCAGGGGTTCGCGCGCACCTGCGCCTCTTCTACAATTGGACGGTCGCCCTCGCCGCGTGGACGGCCGTGTACTTCACCTATTTGTACCGGCGCGATCTGGAGGTCGAGACCGAGCGTTCCCTGCGGGCCACCGCGCTGGCGACGCAGGCCCGCCTCAACATGCTGCGCTACCAGGTCAATCCGCACTTTCTTTTCAATTCGCTCAATTCGGTGCGTGCATTGATCCGAGAAAATCCCGAGGCCGGGTGCGAGATGGTCACGAAGCTCGCCGAGTTCTTTCGGTATTCGCTGCTCGATGTCCACGGGCCGAACACGTCGTTCGCGGACGAGCTCAAAGCCGTCCGGGATTACCTCTCCATTCAAAAGGTTCGCTTCGAGGAGCGTCTGGAGGTGACCTTCGATATCGACCCCGAGGCGGAGGCGGTCAAATTGCCCGGATTCATCGTTCAACCATTGGTGGAAAACGCCATCAAGTATGGATTCCAGACCAGCGGCATGCCGCTTCGCGTTTCGCTCCTCGCCAAACGGGACGGCCCGATGCTGCGGATCGACGTCATCAACACCGGGCATTGGATCTCCGAGTCGGCAAAGGGCCACGATCCCCTCACGGCGCCAACGACGGATGGCACGGGCACCGGTCTCTGCAACGTGAGGGAGCGACTGCGTGAAGCGTTTCCCGAACGTCATGTCTTCACCACCACGGACGACGCCAAGGGGAACGTTCGTGCATCCATCGTCGTGGAGGTCGGTCCATGA
- a CDS encoding adenosine deaminase: protein MKKLRLAFVWLPALLACSCDDSPTSSDGSSLAEQRVQLRLDVLGSNESSLRAVLQQIPKGADLHNHISGAVAIEKFIQWASEDGFCTEGPAWMATPGPCTGTQVPIANASTDAQLKANILSSWSMEGHAQDALLDRHQHFFATFDKFDPVMGDARYPYGIADVLSTAAKNHQTYLELMRSLDSWDMGELVEKLMPETDAWTESYLLEKRAQIIANSDFQKYLDGRTTKFRDQVAAARTLLKCGTAEADPGCNVDVRFVMESYRTKSKQFVFGQWIYGFELAQREPAVVGVNIVSPEEDAVSLQNYSDEMLAVGVLSKMNTADPSRKPVHVSLHAGELIPDVLPQTPEGQNHLTYHVDQAVEMGMAERIGHGTDIVSESGKDPAIFDQLRDRNVLIEVSLKSSSLLLGYEGDRHPLGTLIQKGVPVALSTDDQGIFRTNITDDWMLAVTRNRLNYRTLKKLARASVEHSFLPGKSLWAEPNRPDRVVPECARDNLGKATVSQGCLDYVQANERAAMQWKLEREIAAFELSVP, encoded by the coding sequence ATGAAAAAGCTCCGCCTCGCCTTCGTTTGGTTGCCCGCGCTTCTGGCCTGTAGTTGCGATGACTCCCCCACGTCGTCGGATGGATCATCGCTCGCCGAGCAGCGCGTTCAACTCCGTCTCGACGTGCTTGGGTCGAACGAGTCGTCGCTTCGGGCGGTCTTGCAGCAGATTCCCAAAGGGGCCGATCTGCACAACCACATATCGGGCGCCGTCGCCATCGAGAAGTTCATTCAATGGGCGAGCGAGGACGGATTCTGCACGGAAGGGCCCGCGTGGATGGCCACGCCCGGGCCGTGCACGGGAACGCAGGTGCCCATCGCCAACGCGAGCACGGATGCGCAACTGAAGGCGAATATCTTGTCCAGTTGGTCCATGGAAGGGCATGCGCAGGATGCGTTGCTCGATCGCCACCAGCATTTCTTCGCGACGTTCGACAAGTTCGATCCGGTGATGGGCGACGCGCGTTACCCCTATGGCATCGCCGACGTTCTCTCCACCGCTGCCAAGAACCATCAAACGTATCTGGAGTTGATGCGGAGCCTGGACTCGTGGGACATGGGCGAGCTCGTCGAGAAGTTGATGCCCGAGACGGACGCATGGACCGAATCGTACTTGCTCGAAAAGCGCGCCCAGATCATCGCCAATTCGGATTTCCAGAAGTACCTCGACGGTCGCACGACGAAGTTTCGCGATCAGGTGGCCGCGGCGCGCACGTTGCTCAAGTGTGGCACCGCGGAGGCCGATCCCGGGTGCAACGTCGATGTCCGTTTCGTGATGGAGTCGTACCGAACGAAGAGCAAGCAGTTCGTATTCGGCCAATGGATTTACGGCTTCGAGCTGGCCCAGAGAGAGCCGGCCGTGGTCGGCGTCAACATCGTTTCGCCGGAGGAAGATGCGGTATCCCTCCAGAATTACAGCGACGAGATGCTCGCGGTGGGCGTGCTCTCGAAAATGAACACCGCCGACCCTTCGCGCAAACCGGTGCACGTATCGCTGCACGCCGGGGAGCTCATTCCCGATGTGTTGCCGCAGACGCCCGAAGGCCAGAACCATTTGACCTACCACGTCGACCAAGCCGTCGAAATGGGGATGGCCGAGCGCATTGGTCATGGTACGGACATCGTCTCCGAGTCCGGCAAGGATCCCGCGATTTTCGACCAATTGCGCGATCGCAACGTGCTCATCGAAGTATCGCTGAAGTCGAGTTCACTGTTGCTCGGTTACGAAGGTGACCGTCACCCGCTCGGAACTTTGATTCAAAAGGGGGTTCCGGTGGCGCTCTCGACCGACGATCAGGGCATCTTCCGCACGAACATCACGGACGATTGGATGCTCGCCGTCACCCGCAATCGTCTGAACTACCGGACCTTGAAGAAGCTCGCGCGCGCCAGTGTGGAGCATTCATTTTTGCCGGGCAAGAGCCTGTGGGCCGAGCCCAATCGCCCCGATCGGGTCGTTCCCGAATGTGCTCGAGACAACTTGGGTAAGGCCACGGTCTCGCAGGGCTGCCTCGACTACGTCCAAGCCAACGAGCGCGCGGCCATGCAATGGAAACTCGAACGCGAGATCGCGGCGTTCGAGTTGTCCGTGCCATGA